Part of the Tautonia marina genome, ACCTGAACCAGGCCGCGCAGCTCGCCCCGCTCGACCCCTTGCCTTACTACAATCGGGGGCTCGTCTGGCTCGACCTCAACGAGCCGAAGCGCGCCTACGACGAGTTCGGCCTGGCCCTTCGGGTCGATCCGAACCACGCCGCCGCCCGGTTCAACCGCGCGGCCCTGGCCGTCGGCCTCGGCCTCGACGGCGGAGCGGCCGACGCCGAGGCCTATCTGGTGCTCGTCGGCTGGTACGAAGAACTCTCGCCTTACGCCGCCTTGCTCGCGGCCATCGAGCACCGCCGGGCCGGTCGATCGGCCCAGGCCGACGGCCTGCTCGCCGCCGCGGCCGAGGATCGCGACCTCTCCGTCTGGCCCGGCCCGATCCTCGATCATCTGCTCGGCGACCTGCCGCTCGACGACCTGCTCGCCGCCGCCGAGACTCCCGACCAGCAGGCCGAGGCCCGAGCCTACGCCGGCGTCACCCTCCAGATCGACGGCCAGACCGACGAGGCCCTGCCCTTGCTCCAGTGGGTCGTCGACGCGGCCGACCCGGCCCGCATTCCCCATCTCCTCGCCCAATCGGCGCTCGCCCCCCCTGCCGAGCTGGAACCGGAGGCCCAACCCGCCCCGATCGAGGCCCCCGGAGCCGTCCCCTCCCCATGATCGTCTCGGGCTCGGTTGGGACCGGTCTCCTTCCTCTCGACAAAAATTGGGCAATTTTTGCGAAAATTGGCTGTCTTGTCGTACGGGGTTGGCGATTCATCGCGTATTGAGGATACTGACGGCCCGAACTGGCCCGATGACTGGGCTCAAGCCCCCGTCCGGATCGAC contains:
- a CDS encoding tetratricopeptide repeat protein — translated: MHHSGVEAGVDIPDHTKGHRRDVAIVLISASLGLLLAPRAEAQGIEPGDRVVLASIDDVLKIEARIVASGAIHRVYTVGKVNGPWLWLEAEDLAGWIKGDRVLPFDQALEAASDRIDAGNPSANDYLTRGLLWADRGRPDLAEADFDEAIRLEPEWRTPWLNRGNLRRAAGRLQEALDDLNQAAQLAPLDPLPYYNRGLVWLDLNEPKRAYDEFGLALRVDPNHAAARFNRAALAVGLGLDGGAADAEAYLVLVGWYEELSPYAALLAAIEHRRAGRSAQADGLLAAAAEDRDLSVWPGPILDHLLGDLPLDDLLAAAETPDQQAEARAYAGVTLQIDGQTDEALPLLQWVVDAADPARIPHLLAQSALAPPAELEPEAQPAPIEAPGAVPSP